The following proteins are co-located in the Nitrospirota bacterium genome:
- a CDS encoding ATP-binding protein: protein MTPTAPHNSKSIPETHLQRTLTSVLNDLPVDAALAAVFHRDQGPLVGHATRGFTPRDTQAILRTLSAPAIAAASPSSDQEDGRTIRLRLITPGAKSMLAVPLRHKNRTYGFLVIGRKESATFAKKEKALMEQASDEVTKALEREGLFDMNVVLSRPYVAHEPVPPPPSPAEMFAAPVSQLTPELQDKIIAVLTEANQYVAYDRIWACHYDPLAGNVEVLGMAGDLKSEQKDGKKDLKPGHRLTLDSSASGWAVRHRKPRVDHDLASTQGRFLDHKYLFKDRLLSSLVVPFFVRGQVGGTITLASKEAGRYQQTDARTLEPSIVKIADILQAPAPAPISVAPAAGAEGAPGVAVVPGPSEPIIRKQERQAAIGEFSMFLATEVREPLASIRAQLEEVTGEGILDFDPQTRVENAMRDLIRVEAILNEILDFAKPLELNRRLLRIPEVIESALTVVATDLEVTRIQVTKDYATMIAPVRGDESKLQQVFLSIFKNAGEAMSPGGHLHIQVTQHRAGRGVEDQILIKNDGAPIPAEIVDKVFEPFFTTKRAGTGLGLATVKKIVEEHGGSIAIGSAPGEGTTVTIRLPGLSRGPSYRGRGRRPPARRPA, encoded by the coding sequence ATGACACCCACAGCTCCACACAACAGCAAATCCATTCCTGAGACGCATCTTCAGCGAACCCTGACGTCCGTGCTCAACGACCTGCCGGTCGACGCCGCGCTCGCCGCCGTGTTCCACCGGGACCAAGGCCCGCTGGTCGGCCATGCCACACGAGGTTTTACCCCTCGCGATACACAGGCAATCCTCCGGACGCTCTCAGCTCCCGCGATCGCCGCCGCCTCTCCCTCAAGCGATCAGGAAGACGGGCGCACGATTCGCCTCCGCTTGATCACCCCGGGCGCGAAATCGATGCTCGCAGTGCCCCTGCGGCATAAGAACCGGACCTACGGCTTTCTGGTGATTGGACGGAAAGAGAGCGCCACCTTCGCGAAAAAAGAAAAAGCCTTGATGGAGCAGGCCAGCGACGAGGTCACCAAAGCGCTGGAACGCGAAGGCCTGTTCGACATGAATGTCGTGCTCAGCCGCCCCTATGTCGCGCATGAGCCGGTCCCTCCGCCACCGTCTCCCGCAGAAATGTTTGCGGCTCCGGTCTCGCAGCTGACCCCGGAACTCCAAGACAAGATTATTGCCGTCTTGACGGAAGCGAACCAATACGTCGCCTACGATCGCATCTGGGCCTGCCACTACGATCCCCTGGCGGGCAATGTCGAAGTCCTGGGCATGGCCGGCGATCTGAAGAGCGAACAGAAGGACGGGAAGAAAGATCTGAAACCGGGCCACCGCCTCACGCTCGACAGCTCAGCCTCCGGGTGGGCGGTCCGCCATCGGAAGCCGCGCGTCGATCACGATCTTGCATCCACGCAGGGGCGGTTCCTCGATCACAAATATCTGTTCAAGGACCGACTGCTCTCCTCACTCGTCGTGCCATTCTTCGTCCGGGGACAAGTGGGTGGCACCATCACGCTGGCCTCGAAAGAAGCCGGGCGCTACCAGCAGACGGATGCCCGTACACTTGAACCCTCGATCGTCAAAATCGCGGACATTCTCCAGGCTCCGGCACCGGCGCCGATCAGCGTGGCCCCAGCCGCAGGCGCTGAAGGCGCACCAGGAGTGGCCGTTGTCCCTGGTCCCTCGGAACCCATCATCAGAAAGCAAGAGCGGCAGGCTGCCATCGGTGAATTCAGCATGTTCCTGGCCACAGAAGTGCGGGAACCGCTCGCTTCGATACGCGCCCAGTTAGAGGAAGTCACGGGTGAAGGCATCCTCGACTTCGACCCGCAGACGCGCGTCGAAAATGCGATGCGCGATTTGATCCGTGTCGAAGCCATCCTGAACGAAATTTTGGACTTTGCGAAACCGCTCGAGCTAAATCGACGACTCCTCCGCATCCCCGAAGTCATCGAAAGCGCGCTCACGGTAGTGGCAACCGACCTCGAAGTCACCAGAATTCAGGTCACCAAGGACTATGCGACGATGATCGCGCCGGTCCGCGGCGACGAATCCAAACTCCAGCAAGTCTTTCTCAGTATTTTCAAGAATGCCGGTGAGGCGATGAGCCCAGGCGGCCATCTCCACATTCAGGTCACCCAGCATCGCGCCGGACGCGGCGTGGAAGATCAGATCCTCATCAAGAACGACGGGGCTCCGATTCCTGCTGAAATCGTCGACAAAGTCTTTGAGCCGTTCTTTACCACGAAGCGGGCCGGCACCGGCCTGGGCCTCGCCACGGTCAAGAAGATCGTCGAAGAACATGGCGGCTCGATCGCCATCGGCAGCGCGCCAGGCGAAGGCACCACCGTCACCATCCGTCTCCCAGGTCTCAGCCGTGGACCGTCCTACAGAGGACGCGGACGCAGACCGCCCGCACGCCGCCCGGCTTAA
- a CDS encoding phage holin family protein produces the protein MQQLRITRELNNYYLNGGIRAAVSRILITGIAVFLAVMIVPGLEMDSLPVGIAAMLVLTFLNILIRPILFVLTLPLIVLSLGLFLIVVNALLLELTAYLVKGFTVAGFWPAVGGAVVISLVTTILNATTSGSRPPEPQQTFQQRPPKIINPEE, from the coding sequence ATGCAGCAGCTTCGCATCACACGCGAGCTCAATAACTATTACTTGAACGGTGGGATTCGCGCAGCGGTGAGTCGCATCCTGATTACCGGCATCGCGGTATTCCTGGCCGTGATGATCGTGCCGGGCCTTGAGATGGACTCGCTCCCTGTCGGGATCGCCGCGATGCTTGTGCTCACGTTTCTGAACATCTTGATCCGGCCCATCCTCTTTGTGCTGACCCTGCCCTTGATCGTCCTCTCGCTGGGGCTCTTTCTCATCGTGGTCAACGCGCTTCTGCTGGAACTCACCGCCTATCTGGTGAAAGGATTTACCGTTGCGGGGTTTTGGCCGGCGGTCGGCGGCGCGGTGGTGATCAGCCTGGTCACCACGATCCTGAATGCCACGACCTCCGGGTCACGCCCGCCTGAGCCGCAGCAAACATTCCAGCAACGTCCGCCGAAGATCATTAACCCAGAAGAATAA
- a CDS encoding DUF5666 domain-containing protein codes for MMYRSILVCLFSFMATTAFAHGTGQHVLGTVTAIDATHVEVKTPKGKTVDVQVNKQTRFKEKGNLKSTNVPVVGDRVVIEATKDNKVLRAIEINFSSATRVPAPVQPVQVQ; via the coding sequence ATGATGTACCGTAGTATTCTTGTCTGTCTGTTCAGCTTCATGGCCACCACGGCCTTCGCCCATGGCACCGGCCAACATGTCCTCGGCACCGTCACGGCCATCGACGCGACCCATGTCGAGGTCAAAACCCCCAAGGGGAAAACCGTGGATGTGCAGGTGAACAAACAGACCAGGTTTAAGGAAAAGGGCAATCTGAAAAGCACGAACGTACCCGTCGTCGGCGATCGGGTCGTCATCGAGGCCACGAAGGACAACAAAGTGTTGCGGGCCATCGAAATCAATTTCTCCTCAGCCACACGTGTACCGGCTCCCGTACAGCCGGTCCAGGTCCAGTAG
- a CDS encoding c-type cytochrome, which produces MRTKLIILVIVLGLAVVGTFGWLGYQLFTTGFSAKTEPHAIEVFLARQIRHLAIPIEQRNNPNPVPFSPDLLKEGLAHFADHCAGCHANDGSGQTPIGKNVYPKAPDLRLADTQSMSDGELFWVIHNGIRFTAMPAWGEGDPSKDMDSWKLVHFIRHLPQLTPEELDQMKGLNPKTKHELEEEASFDQFLQGDDRAARQPESGHHH; this is translated from the coding sequence ATGAGAACGAAGCTGATCATCCTTGTCATCGTCCTGGGCCTCGCAGTTGTCGGCACCTTCGGCTGGCTCGGCTATCAATTGTTCACGACCGGCTTTAGTGCCAAAACGGAGCCCCATGCGATCGAGGTGTTCCTGGCGCGGCAAATCCGTCATCTCGCGATCCCGATCGAACAACGGAACAACCCCAACCCGGTCCCGTTCAGCCCGGACCTCTTGAAGGAAGGGTTGGCCCATTTCGCCGACCATTGTGCAGGCTGCCATGCCAACGACGGGAGCGGCCAGACACCCATCGGCAAGAATGTGTATCCCAAAGCGCCGGACCTCCGATTAGCCGACACCCAATCGATGTCGGACGGCGAACTCTTCTGGGTCATCCACAACGGCATTCGTTTTACCGCGATGCCGGCCTGGGGAGAAGGCGACCCGAGTAAAGATATGGACAGTTGGAAGCTGGTACACTTCATCCGCCATCTCCCGCAACTGACCCCGGAAGAACTCGATCAGATGAAGGGCCTGAATCCCAAGACAAAACACGAACTGGAAGAAGAAGCCTCCTTCGACCAATTCCTCCAGGGAGACGACCGTGCCGCACGACAACCGGAAAGTGGACATCACCACTGA
- a CDS encoding carotenoid biosynthesis protein, protein MEYILLLLKTVVFRPYVFIFLAAFLFAAIKLIGWPRTWRFWLISWATAFVCEYSSTRNGIPFGWYHYNGSTLGQELYFSNIPFMDSISFSFLLYAAYCVALCLLLPIEQSSPAAQPLLKSLRFDLAARTKWSVLILTAGLFSFIDMVIDPVALRGDRWFLGKIYYYPDPGWHFGVPAANYVGWAVVGLISLAIYFPLERRLPHLILPASITPQLLLGVGLYYGVLVFNLGVTFWIGEPFMGMSGLLMHLPILMLLILRLARSRSASPTA, encoded by the coding sequence ATGGAATACATCCTTCTTCTACTCAAGACCGTTGTATTTCGGCCCTACGTCTTTATCTTCCTCGCGGCCTTTCTCTTCGCTGCGATCAAGCTGATCGGCTGGCCGCGGACCTGGCGGTTCTGGCTAATCAGCTGGGCCACGGCCTTCGTCTGCGAGTATTCCTCCACCCGCAACGGCATTCCCTTCGGCTGGTACCACTACAATGGTTCGACCCTGGGGCAGGAGCTCTACTTCTCCAACATTCCCTTCATGGACTCGATCTCCTTCAGCTTTCTCCTCTACGCCGCCTACTGCGTCGCACTCTGTCTCCTCCTCCCCATCGAGCAATCCTCACCAGCCGCGCAACCCTTACTAAAGTCGCTGCGCTTCGACCTCGCAGCCAGGACCAAATGGTCCGTACTGATCTTGACCGCCGGCCTGTTTTCCTTCATCGACATGGTGATCGATCCGGTAGCGCTCCGTGGCGATCGCTGGTTCCTCGGCAAGATCTATTATTATCCCGATCCCGGCTGGCATTTCGGCGTACCGGCCGCCAACTATGTCGGGTGGGCCGTCGTCGGACTCATCTCCCTCGCCATCTATTTCCCCCTTGAGCGCCGACTCCCCCACCTGATCCTGCCTGCATCCATTACCCCTCAACTCTTGCTGGGCGTCGGCCTGTACTATGGGGTCCTGGTCTTTAACCTCGGCGTGACCTTCTGGATCGGCGAACCGTTCATGGGGATGAGTGGACTGCTGATGCATCTGCCCATCCTCATGCTGCTGATCCTTCGCCTCGCACGATCACGGAGCGCCTCCCCGACAGCATGA
- a CDS encoding NAD-dependent epimerase/dehydratase family protein, translating to MKVLVTGATGFIGGAVARALVQRGIDVRVLARAESDLRNLQGLTIEQVEGDLRDQTSLRKALTGCQQLYHVAAHYALWAKDPSIFYDVNVTGTKNLLEAARDVGTERIVYCSTIGAIGLPPGGGLGTEETPVSLEQMAGHYKRSKYLAEQEVLTLVQAGLPVVIVNPSAPVGAGDIKPTPTGQVIVDFMKGRMPAYIETGMNIVDVDDVAEGHLLAMEKGRIGERYILGNKNLMLWEVFEILSRLTGVKAPTIKLPRLAILPLAYLNQWLSNITGQQPRIPLEGVKMAKYKMHYDCSKAIRELGIPQTPPEVALEKAVRWFRDHKYA from the coding sequence ATGAAAGTTCTCGTCACAGGCGCGACCGGGTTTATCGGAGGTGCCGTCGCACGTGCGCTGGTCCAACGCGGGATCGACGTCCGCGTTCTGGCTCGTGCCGAATCTGACCTCCGGAACCTTCAAGGGTTAACCATCGAGCAGGTCGAGGGCGATCTGCGCGATCAGACCTCGCTGCGCAAGGCCCTCACCGGCTGCCAGCAGCTCTACCATGTGGCGGCGCACTATGCGCTCTGGGCCAAAGATCCCTCGATTTTCTATGACGTGAACGTCACCGGCACAAAGAATCTGCTGGAAGCGGCTCGCGACGTCGGCACCGAGCGGATCGTGTACTGCAGCACCATCGGCGCCATTGGCCTCCCCCCCGGCGGAGGGCTCGGCACGGAAGAGACGCCCGTCTCGCTCGAACAGATGGCCGGCCATTACAAACGGTCGAAGTACCTGGCCGAGCAGGAGGTCTTGACGCTTGTGCAAGCGGGACTGCCGGTCGTCATCGTGAACCCCAGCGCCCCGGTCGGGGCCGGTGACATAAAGCCGACTCCGACAGGGCAGGTCATCGTGGACTTCATGAAGGGCCGGATGCCCGCCTATATCGAAACCGGGATGAACATCGTGGACGTCGATGATGTGGCAGAAGGCCATTTACTGGCGATGGAGAAGGGTCGGATCGGTGAGCGCTATATTCTGGGCAACAAGAACTTGATGTTGTGGGAGGTATTCGAGATCTTGAGTCGCCTGACCGGCGTGAAGGCGCCCACGATCAAGCTCCCTCGGCTAGCGATCCTGCCGCTGGCCTACCTGAACCAATGGCTGTCGAACATCACGGGCCAGCAACCGCGTATTCCACTCGAAGGGGTAAAAATGGCCAAATACAAGATGCACTACGACTGCAGCAAGGCCATCCGGGAACTCGGCATCCCGCAGACACCGCCGGAGGTTGCACTGGAAAAAGCCGTGAGATGGTTCCGCGACCACAAGTACGCGTGA
- a CDS encoding polyprenyl synthetase family protein, whose translation MNIKDYLEQKRIDVDRFLDQVSPPATTPPTTLHESMRYSLMAGGKRIRPILTITAAEALGTTPPGLMAVACSLEFIHTYSLIHDDLPAMDNDDFRRGKPTNHKVYGDAMAILAGDALLTMAFDLCSRPDLMKGCDPVRQVRLIQELAYGSGNLGMVGGQVFDIQAENKDIDLATLQNIHKHKTGMLMRAAVRMGAIAAGATEAQLANLTGYAEDIGLAFQIADDVLNVTGTREELGKNPNTDAERGKKTYPTFYGVDGAKKLADECVDRAIARLSSFGPAADPLREIARYITSRKN comes from the coding sequence ATGAACATTAAGGACTATCTCGAACAGAAGCGGATCGACGTCGATCGATTCCTCGATCAGGTGAGCCCTCCTGCCACGACGCCACCGACCACATTGCACGAGAGCATGCGGTACAGCCTCATGGCAGGCGGCAAACGGATCCGCCCGATCCTGACGATTACAGCGGCCGAAGCACTCGGAACCACCCCACCCGGATTGATGGCCGTGGCCTGCTCGCTGGAGTTTATCCACACCTATTCGCTGATCCACGACGATCTGCCCGCGATGGACAACGACGACTTCCGTCGCGGAAAGCCGACGAATCACAAGGTCTATGGCGATGCGATGGCGATCCTGGCAGGCGATGCGTTGCTCACGATGGCGTTCGATCTCTGCAGCCGTCCAGACCTCATGAAGGGCTGCGATCCTGTGCGGCAAGTCCGCTTGATTCAGGAACTGGCCTACGGCTCAGGCAATCTCGGCATGGTTGGCGGCCAGGTCTTCGACATCCAGGCAGAGAACAAAGACATCGACCTCGCAACATTGCAAAACATTCACAAGCACAAAACCGGCATGTTGATGCGTGCCGCCGTACGCATGGGCGCCATTGCCGCAGGCGCGACGGAAGCCCAACTGGCCAATCTGACCGGTTATGCGGAAGACATCGGCCTCGCGTTTCAGATTGCCGACGATGTGCTCAATGTGACCGGCACTCGTGAGGAACTCGGCAAGAACCCGAATACCGACGCGGAACGGGGCAAGAAGACCTATCCAACATTCTACGGCGTGGACGGCGCCAAAAAACTGGCCGACGAGTGCGTCGACCGGGCGATCGCACGGCTGTCGTCATTCGGCCCTGCAGCCGACCCGCTCCGCGAAATCGCGCGCTACATAACTTCCAGAAAAAACTAA
- a CDS encoding DUF2914 domain-containing protein, which produces MLSASTLKSILAKPFMPPVFFFSGVGYDTLTLTRIDRLQDNLLLLIYLLVLGLLIVLTGRLGIEPVPDLGQLSTLSPFARWVLRVRPYYPMAVQFLLGGLFSAYAIFYFRSATLTSSAIFFVLLVVFLVANEFLRDRLSSLRLLVSLYALVCFAFFTFFLPVMTGLMNAVIFLIGAGLSAVVTFRVVHLIYRNNPDRSKREAVGVAAPAFALIGLLVGCYFLNWIPPVPLSMKFGGIYHEVRKSGEQFELSFEKQWYQVWKRSDNTFPANEPIYCFTAVFAPVALDTTVYHHWYFRQNSHKPFTHADRIPIKINGGREGGYRAYTFKQRLDPGDWRVDVETEDGRIVGRVSVTVIEQGDVQPALRTVLY; this is translated from the coding sequence ATGCTCTCCGCTTCCACACTCAAGTCCATTTTGGCCAAGCCCTTCATGCCTCCGGTGTTTTTCTTTTCCGGAGTGGGCTATGACACGCTGACGCTTACCCGCATCGATCGCTTGCAAGACAATCTGTTGTTGCTGATCTATCTGCTCGTATTGGGCCTGCTCATCGTGCTGACCGGGAGGTTGGGGATCGAGCCGGTGCCGGACCTGGGGCAGTTGTCGACCTTGTCACCCTTCGCGCGGTGGGTGCTGCGTGTGAGACCTTACTATCCGATGGCGGTGCAGTTTCTCCTGGGCGGGCTGTTCAGCGCCTATGCGATCTTCTATTTCCGTAGCGCGACGTTGACGAGCAGCGCGATATTTTTTGTCCTGCTGGTGGTATTTCTCGTCGCGAACGAATTTTTGCGCGATCGACTTTCCAGCCTGCGCCTTCTCGTGAGCCTCTATGCGCTGGTCTGCTTCGCCTTTTTCACGTTCTTTCTCCCGGTCATGACCGGTCTCATGAATGCCGTCATTTTCCTGATCGGAGCCGGCCTGAGCGCGGTCGTGACATTTCGTGTGGTGCATTTGATTTATCGCAATAACCCGGACCGCTCGAAGCGGGAGGCCGTCGGAGTCGCGGCGCCGGCCTTTGCATTGATCGGGTTGCTGGTCGGGTGTTACTTCCTCAATTGGATTCCCCCTGTGCCGCTCTCGATGAAGTTCGGCGGGATCTATCATGAGGTGAGGAAGAGCGGCGAGCAGTTCGAACTGTCGTTTGAGAAACAGTGGTACCAGGTCTGGAAACGGTCGGATAACACGTTCCCGGCTAACGAACCGATCTATTGCTTCACCGCTGTGTTTGCCCCGGTGGCCCTGGATACGACCGTCTATCACCATTGGTATTTCCGGCAGAATAGCCATAAACCCTTTACCCACGCCGACAGGATTCCCATCAAGATCAACGGCGGGCGGGAAGGTGGCTATCGGGCCTATACGTTCAAACAGCGGCTTGACCCGGGTGATTGGCGAGTGGATGTGGAGACGGAAGATGGGCGCATCGTTGGGCGGGTATCCGTCACGGTTATTGAGCAGGGTGATGTGCAGCCAGCGCTGAGGACGGTCTTGTACTAA
- a CDS encoding DUF1499 domain-containing protein, whose protein sequence is MNVRILAACPSSPNCVSTQAQDAGHAIAPIRYHKSRAEAKEGLKEVIRSLPRTKLVEEDEGYLHYEFTSLLLRFVDDVEFLFDDETKTLHFRSASRTGYSDLGANRTRMGQIRTLVGETI, encoded by the coding sequence ATGAACGTTCGCATTTTAGCGGCCTGTCCCTCCAGCCCCAATTGTGTCTCGACTCAAGCTCAAGATGCGGGCCATGCCATCGCGCCCATTCGCTACCACAAGTCTCGGGCTGAGGCGAAGGAAGGCTTGAAGGAAGTCATTCGGTCCTTGCCACGCACCAAGCTCGTCGAAGAAGACGAGGGCTACCTGCACTACGAATTCACCAGCCTGTTACTTCGATTCGTCGATGATGTCGAGTTTCTCTTCGACGACGAGACGAAGACCCTCCATTTTCGCTCTGCATCCAGGACCGGCTACAGCGACCTGGGTGCCAACCGCACGCGTATGGGGCAGATCCGTACCCTCGTGGGGGAAACGATCTAG
- a CDS encoding PilZ domain-containing protein has translation MGFKRKGSRVEVSRSGRLQRGALSAPCKVLDVSETGVKIESRLFVKSGDALQLVIELEQGRMLTCGLQVVHVRSPKFGATITSISPEDRERLAHILDEHVQSNLSRR, from the coding sequence ATGGGGTTTAAACGAAAAGGGTCACGGGTGGAAGTGAGCCGGAGCGGCCGCCTACAGCGAGGGGCTCTCTCCGCGCCCTGTAAGGTCCTGGACGTCAGCGAGACAGGGGTCAAGATTGAAAGCCGCTTATTCGTGAAGAGCGGCGATGCGCTCCAACTTGTCATCGAACTCGAGCAGGGGAGAATGCTGACGTGCGGCTTGCAAGTCGTCCATGTGCGTTCCCCAAAGTTCGGCGCGACGATTACCTCGATTAGTCCGGAGGACAGGGAGCGATTGGCCCATATCCTGGACGAGCACGTGCAGAGCAATTTATCCCGCCGGTAA
- a CDS encoding S-adenosylmethionine decarboxylase — protein MSSSAGSESAILPTESLAASSIAPQEMVGNGKAWGLCTSVDLQDCNPDLIRNADHIRRYVVELCELIGMKRFGECQVVDFGSGRVAGYSMVQLISTSLISGHFANDTNNAYLDIFSCKGYDPAVVETFSKDFFGARRSTATVTLRY, from the coding sequence ATGAGTAGCTCGGCAGGTTCCGAGTCCGCAATCTTACCAACTGAGTCCCTGGCAGCTTCTTCCATTGCCCCCCAAGAGATGGTGGGCAATGGAAAAGCGTGGGGACTGTGTACCTCCGTCGACCTCCAAGACTGCAATCCCGATCTCATCCGCAACGCCGACCATATTCGCCGCTATGTCGTGGAGCTGTGCGAGCTCATCGGCATGAAGCGTTTTGGCGAGTGCCAGGTTGTCGATTTCGGCTCAGGTCGGGTCGCCGGCTATTCCATGGTGCAGCTGATCTCGACCTCGCTGATCAGCGGCCATTTTGCCAACGATACGAACAACGCCTATCTCGATATATTCAGCTGCAAGGGTTATGACCCTGCGGTCGTCGAGACCTTCTCCAAAGATTTCTTCGGCGCGCGTCGCAGTACCGCGACGGTTACGCTCCGTTACTAG
- a CDS encoding SCP2 sterol-binding domain-containing protein codes for MKPTTIKEFFTLLPGKLDADAAEDLDAVYQFDLSGAQGGQYILTIRDGVCQVSDGMHEDPHVALSMSGEDCIKILKGQLSGPAVAMSGRLKISGDIGLAMQLKALFPSLG; via the coding sequence ATGAAGCCCACCACCATCAAAGAATTTTTCACGCTACTTCCTGGCAAGCTCGACGCAGATGCGGCCGAGGATCTTGATGCGGTCTACCAATTCGACTTGAGCGGCGCCCAGGGTGGCCAGTACATTCTCACGATCCGGGATGGGGTCTGCCAGGTGTCCGACGGGATGCACGAAGATCCACACGTGGCGCTCTCGATGAGCGGGGAGGATTGCATCAAGATTTTGAAGGGCCAGCTGAGCGGACCGGCCGTCGCCATGTCGGGCCGACTCAAAATCAGCGGAGACATCGGCTTGGCGATGCAACTGAAAGCGCTGTTTCCCTCTCTCGGATAA